CCGCTGACGGCGGCCCTGGCCGACATCAACCTGCGGCCGTGGCCGGACAGCCGGGCCCGCACGGGGCTGGCCGAGGACTTCGACCCCCCGCTCGACCCCCTGCACGCCCGCGCCGGCGTCTGGCTGGACCCGGCCCGTCGCACGCCCGGCGTCGCCGACCGCTCCGGACGCACCCGCCGCGTCTTCCGGCTGGACGAGATCTCCCCGTCGTGGGACTTCGTCCTCTCCGTCGCCCGGGACGTGCCCGCGACCGGCGCCAAGCTGAGCCCCTCCCTTCCCCACGACATCCCGCCGCTCGGGACCGAGGCGCAGTGGCTCTCCTGGCAGGGCACCGTCCTGGAGTGCACCGTCTGGTGGGGACCCCTGGTCAAGGAGACCGGCCGCAGCGCCCGCGTGCTGCGCCGCGACCGTCCGCCGGTCGAGGTCGACGAGCGCAGCTGCGAGGACGACCCCCGTCGGGCCGCCGCGCTGGCCGACACCGGCCGGTGGCTCTACGAGGCCGACCGGGCCGTCGTGCGCGCCGGACTCATCGGGACCGTCACCGGCGCCGTCTCCGGTGCCGAGCTGGAGCCGGGCCTCGGGTACGTCACGAGCGACCTCGAGATCGATCTCGGGCACGCCCGCCGCTTCGAGGTGCTGGAGGCCATGCCCTTCTCGGTCAAGGCCCTGCGTGCCTGGCTGCGTGAGCACGGCATCACCGGGCTGACGATCAAGAAGCGCGGCATCCGCCTCGACGAGGACCAGCTGCGGCGCCAGCTGAAGATCGGGCGCGGCGCCGGGGACGGCGCGAGCGCCACCATCGTGCTGACCCGGGTCGCCGGCGCCCAGAGCGTGCTCGTCGTCTCCCCCTGCGACTGAGCCGCACCCAGTCCCCACGGGTACCCTCCACCCATGTCGCGCCACCCCCACGCCCTGCCCCGGATCGCCGCCGGCGCAGCCGTGCTCGCCCTCGTCGGATGCGGCGGCTCCGGCAGCCCCGAGCCGAGCAGCACGGGCGGCTCCTCGACGTCCTCGACCTCGGCCGGCCCGTCCGGGTCCCCGGACGAGGACTCGACCACCCGGGCGCAGGCCGACTCCTGCGTCACCGACGTGCGTGAGGCGATGACGCCGACGCAGCAGGCCGGCCAGCTGCTCATGGCCGCCATGAACCCCGGCCCCGTGACGAGCCTCGACGAGGTCGTCAAGAACCAGGGCCTGGGCTCGATGCTCTACCTCGGCGGGTGGCAGGGCTCGCAGACCGTCGCCGCCGCGAGCGAGCACCTCCAGCAGGTGGCGCCGACCGTCGACGGCACGAAGGTCGGCATGATCGTCTCCGCCGACCAGGAGGGCGGAGAGGTCCAGCAGCTGACCGGTGCCGGCTTCTCCGCCATGCCCTCCGGCCTGCAGCAGGCGCAGCTGCCCGACCTGCGATCGGCGGCGAAGGGGTGGGGAGGCGAGCTGGCCGCGGCCGGCGTCAACGTCAACCTCGCCCCCGTGGCCGACACCGTCCCCACCTCCATCGGGCAGGCCAACGACCCGATCGGCCAGTGGGGCCGCCAGTACGGCTCGACCCCCGAGGCCGCCGGCGCCGGCGCGCTCGCCTTCGCCCGGGGCATGCAGGACGCCGGCGTGGAGCCGACCGTCAAGCACTTCCCCGGCATCGGCCGGATCACCGGCAACACCGACCTGACGACCGAGGGCATCACCGACACCGAGATGACCACGGACGACCCCCACCTGCAGGCCTTCGAGACCGTCATCGACGGCGGCACCAGGATCGTCATGATCGGGTCGGCCCGCTACGCGCAGATCGACCCGGGTACCCCGGCCGTCTTCTCCGACCGGATCATCGAGGGGATGCTGCGCCAGGATCTCGGCTTCGACGGCGTGGTGATCACCGACGACGTCGGCAGCGCGGCCGCGGTCCAGGCCACACCCGTCGAGGAGCGCGCGACGAAGTTCATCGCCGCGGGCGGTGACATCGTGCTCACCGTCGAGCCGCAGCAGGTACCGCCCATGACCTCCGCCATCGTCGAGCGGGCGAAGGGGGACGAGGCCTTCGCGGAGAACGTCGAGGAGTCCGTGACTCGGGTGCTCACCCTCAAGGAGAAGA
Above is a window of Janibacter cremeus DNA encoding:
- a CDS encoding class I SAM-dependent methyltransferase codes for the protein MDLTTVRWLASPEGHAALHDLPEYREADAVAQVSALRAEGRSAEQAAALMTQKRLRARAQDKFGEFAQGMLFTPDGLEQASRLEVAATHAGRYAAASLATVHDLGCGIGSDAMAMSALGVTVQAIDADPLTAALADINLRPWPDSRARTGLAEDFDPPLDPLHARAGVWLDPARRTPGVADRSGRTRRVFRLDEISPSWDFVLSVARDVPATGAKLSPSLPHDIPPLGTEAQWLSWQGTVLECTVWWGPLVKETGRSARVLRRDRPPVEVDERSCEDDPRRAAALADTGRWLYEADRAVVRAGLIGTVTGAVSGAELEPGLGYVTSDLEIDLGHARRFEVLEAMPFSVKALRAWLREHGITGLTIKKRGIRLDEDQLRRQLKIGRGAGDGASATIVLTRVAGAQSVLVVSPCD
- a CDS encoding glycoside hydrolase family 3 N-terminal domain-containing protein, which translates into the protein MSRHPHALPRIAAGAAVLALVGCGGSGSPEPSSTGGSSTSSTSAGPSGSPDEDSTTRAQADSCVTDVREAMTPTQQAGQLLMAAMNPGPVTSLDEVVKNQGLGSMLYLGGWQGSQTVAAASEHLQQVAPTVDGTKVGMIVSADQEGGEVQQLTGAGFSAMPSGLQQAQLPDLRSAAKGWGGELAAAGVNVNLAPVADTVPTSIGQANDPIGQWGRQYGSTPEAAGAGALAFARGMQDAGVEPTVKHFPGIGRITGNTDLTTEGITDTEMTTDDPHLQAFETVIDGGTRIVMIGSARYAQIDPGTPAVFSDRIIEGMLRQDLGFDGVVITDDVGSAAAVQATPVEERATKFIAAGGDIVLTVEPQQVPPMTSAIVERAKGDEAFAENVEESVTRVLTLKEKMGLLDCG